The following are encoded in a window of Bombina bombina isolate aBomBom1 unplaced genomic scaffold, aBomBom1.pri scaffold_1800, whole genome shotgun sequence genomic DNA:
- the LOC128644511 gene encoding zinc finger protein 543-like, giving the protein MEVKKEASHIILQTNNYLVEDSHTIKTEVKMETSHLTRQSNNCLIEGDEKWKLNEADCKRKYPISTQNSTEITDAYNPPVVNSVNIIQQIEYRCSECGKDFDKKKMFFNHIRIHRGEKPYMCSVCGRGFNCKCYLTIHERQHNGERPFHCIDCGKMFC; this is encoded by the exons ATGGAAGTCAAAAAGGAAGCATCTCATATAATTCTTCAGACAAATAATTATCTTGTTGAAG ATTCACATACAATCAAGACGGAAGTCAAAATGGAAACATCTCATTTAACTCGTCAATCAAATAATTGTCTTATTGAAGGTGATGAAAAGTGGAAGTTAAATGAAGCTGATTGCAAAAGAAAATATCCTATATCAACACAAAATTCTACAGAGATTACTGATGCATACAATCCTCCTGTTGTAAATAGTGTTAACATTATACAGCAAATAGAGTACAGATGCAGTGAATGTGGAAAAGATtttgataaaaagaaaatgttttttaatcATATAAGAATTCACAGAGGAGAGAAACCATATATGTGCTCTGTGTGTGGAAGgggttttaattgtaaatgttatCTCACTATACATGAAAGGCAACATAATGGAGAAAGGCCTTTTCATTGTATTGACTGTGGAAAAATGTTTTGTTAG